The Cohnella abietis genome has a segment encoding these proteins:
- a CDS encoding extracellular solute-binding protein, whose amino-acid sequence MRRISTIIACLIVFSLVLAACGGKNNNGNSSPSASSSAPAESNSAATPEPEERDITKVKATISIYYPTPDQVELRAQEDDKIKRYNEVFPNVEIVKSDWQYKPDEIGIKMGANEAPTLFNTYATEGKFLAEKGWAADITDLYNAYEKKDQMNPILQNQFVINGKVYGIARDGYVVATVVNKKMLNDKGVALPPLDWTWDDMYNTAKAAADPKKGVSGIAPMGKGNESGWNWTNFLFEAGGEIQKIEGGKVTAAFNSEAGLKAIEFYSKLKEANAIPQDWALGWGDAVGAFAQGRTAMVIAGPDGPLDQGLNQGGLKPEDIGVYPMPAATAGGKHTGILGGNFLVINPNATKDEQELAFRYATFDYFSDKGLASAEESIKARKAENKFLVPQIIYYYKDDSEYGQKVKAVYDKYDNVYQYDPKVIALLDGKPEAQYNTQDYYGAMTNVVQEVFSKKGVDLKAQLDAAAKIVQEKFYDSIKVE is encoded by the coding sequence ATGCGTAGAATTTCAACGATTATTGCTTGTCTTATCGTGTTCAGCTTGGTACTAGCAGCTTGTGGTGGTAAAAACAACAACGGCAATTCATCACCTTCAGCTTCATCTAGTGCGCCTGCTGAGTCAAACTCAGCTGCTACTCCTGAGCCAGAAGAACGGGATATTACGAAAGTTAAAGCAACAATCAGCATCTATTATCCAACTCCTGACCAAGTAGAATTACGTGCTCAAGAGGATGACAAGATCAAACGGTATAACGAAGTGTTCCCTAACGTTGAGATTGTGAAGAGCGACTGGCAGTACAAACCTGATGAAATTGGAATTAAAATGGGGGCGAACGAAGCTCCAACATTGTTCAACACTTACGCTACAGAAGGGAAATTCCTTGCTGAGAAGGGTTGGGCAGCCGATATTACGGATCTGTACAACGCTTATGAAAAGAAAGATCAAATGAATCCAATTCTTCAAAACCAATTCGTTATCAATGGAAAAGTATACGGTATTGCTCGTGATGGATATGTAGTTGCGACAGTTGTTAACAAAAAGATGCTTAACGACAAGGGCGTTGCTCTTCCTCCATTAGATTGGACTTGGGATGATATGTACAACACAGCTAAAGCAGCTGCTGATCCGAAAAAGGGAGTTTCCGGTATCGCTCCAATGGGTAAAGGAAATGAATCCGGATGGAACTGGACTAACTTCCTGTTCGAAGCAGGCGGAGAAATTCAAAAGATTGAAGGCGGTAAAGTTACAGCGGCCTTTAACTCTGAAGCTGGCTTAAAAGCAATCGAATTCTACAGCAAGCTGAAAGAAGCTAATGCTATTCCTCAGGACTGGGCTCTTGGCTGGGGAGATGCAGTAGGTGCATTTGCACAAGGCAGAACAGCAATGGTTATCGCAGGTCCAGATGGTCCGCTTGATCAAGGTTTGAACCAAGGTGGACTGAAGCCAGAAGATATTGGTGTATATCCAATGCCAGCAGCTACTGCAGGCGGCAAACATACAGGAATCTTGGGTGGTAACTTCCTTGTAATCAACCCGAATGCAACGAAAGATGAGCAAGAACTTGCTTTCCGTTATGCAACATTTGATTACTTCTCTGATAAAGGCTTAGCTTCTGCTGAAGAAAGCATTAAAGCTCGTAAAGCAGAGAACAAATTCCTAGTTCCACAAATTATTTACTACTACAAAGATGATTCCGAATATGGCCAAAAAGTAAAAGCGGTTTATGACAAATACGACAATGTATACCAATATGACCCTAAAGTGATTGCGTTGTTGGATGGTAAACCAGAAGCACAATACAACACGCAAGATTACTATGGCGCAATGACTAACGTGGTTCAAGAAGTATTCTCCAAAAAAGGTGTAGATCTTAAAGCTCAGCTTGATGCAGCTGCTAAGATCGTCCAAGAGAAATTCTATGATTCGATCAAAGTTGAATAG
- a CDS encoding discoidin domain-containing protein: MARLNWQSRKLWISAGSIVIILAIAYIFLFAPFSAKASFKDKDGLLIVSNSKYEIAFHSDNGAIEYLKNKDTGSNITLGNREKALWWAFLQDDTSTNGKKAEAFSYNWNSRKNELVFHYAGQVKVDITAKFTDKDRIYLNAAVDNQTDKTIKSFRFPYELKVESAGVQDAILPMLPGAKLKDTFFKESNSFQDQYPGVMFASYLGLRTAGGNLAVYDLSNDIIATTDLGFKNQLNDSGKTGIIHDYKTWIDAKKQWDSPTVVLEIGDYDTTIASYRELNKMDKYRSLADKLGKDKEAYFQSPFYKVDISAIKDGSWNNLTKNYLDKMNYNGVIHLVGFQKGGHDENYPDFIPPDPQWGGEPAFKAFVKAAKDKGDKVIPYTNMSWWGNNSPTLANLPSGTTMEDLIVVKDNNAIMKEDYGKHSGYVVNTGHPFFIERTAEEHKKLFEEAGFDGVFEDQWGIRNSPYVFNKIIPAGTDPSTAYFQGVRNYFSSLKGNMYMEDGTDVLAKDAVGFMGSTYLWDILGYRKNTSTYTEYYPLAGMLFRDKVMQFHHDLAAETMTDDQDMLRWNLAMGYNLSTDLFNGIANPWVDTIGIFQKFILSQYADSLVVSFNQVTPTVTRTDFGKYKVTANWNLNEAYALDNDISLAPGGYYVASNDGNRRAGNYARLNGLDLDAGDHNLVEIREKDSIRIYQPIGSDSTLKIKKGKDWPHGTAVAYQANGTKIADLPVKEEGDYAIFDYVALIKEQKVGYVELTSSKQASTATETFEKVKVQINLALLQKVFSTSNTAAAFPAELAVDGDPYTYWESTAKKFPQSLTLDLGAEKKISKLMLKLPPQDAWEARDQEIEILISSDGDSFKSILPKKSYTFDPKKANEVEIELGEVNTKFVRLTITGNTGWPAAQISEFEAY; the protein is encoded by the coding sequence GTGGCCAGGCTTAATTGGCAGTCCAGAAAATTATGGATTTCGGCAGGGAGTATCGTTATTATTCTGGCGATTGCTTATATTTTTCTATTTGCACCTTTTAGTGCGAAAGCAAGCTTCAAGGATAAAGATGGTTTATTGATTGTTAGTAACTCCAAATATGAAATTGCGTTTCATTCGGATAATGGGGCAATAGAGTATTTGAAGAACAAAGATACCGGAAGCAATATTACGTTAGGCAATCGTGAGAAGGCGCTATGGTGGGCTTTCTTGCAGGATGATACGTCGACTAACGGGAAGAAAGCAGAAGCGTTCTCTTACAATTGGAATTCTCGTAAAAATGAGCTCGTCTTTCACTATGCTGGACAGGTGAAGGTAGACATCACAGCAAAATTTACGGATAAAGACCGAATTTACTTAAATGCAGCAGTAGATAACCAAACGGACAAGACGATTAAGTCATTCCGATTCCCTTACGAGCTTAAGGTGGAATCCGCTGGTGTTCAAGATGCCATACTCCCTATGCTACCTGGAGCTAAGCTGAAGGACACATTCTTCAAGGAAAGCAATTCTTTTCAGGATCAGTATCCTGGCGTTATGTTTGCTTCCTACTTAGGACTTCGCACGGCTGGCGGAAATTTGGCTGTATATGATTTAAGTAACGATATCATAGCAACGACAGATCTAGGCTTCAAGAATCAGTTAAATGACTCTGGTAAGACAGGAATTATTCACGATTATAAGACGTGGATTGATGCTAAGAAGCAATGGGATAGTCCAACGGTTGTGCTTGAGATTGGCGATTATGATACTACAATCGCTAGCTACCGCGAGCTGAACAAGATGGATAAATATCGTTCATTGGCCGACAAGCTAGGGAAGGATAAGGAAGCTTACTTCCAATCACCTTTCTACAAGGTCGATATCTCAGCAATTAAGGATGGAAGCTGGAATAATCTGACGAAAAACTATTTGGATAAAATGAATTACAACGGAGTCATCCATCTGGTAGGGTTCCAGAAGGGTGGGCACGATGAGAACTATCCAGATTTTATTCCTCCAGATCCGCAATGGGGCGGAGAGCCGGCATTCAAGGCATTCGTGAAAGCAGCGAAGGATAAGGGAGATAAGGTCATCCCTTACACGAATATGTCCTGGTGGGGAAATAACTCTCCTACTCTAGCTAATCTCCCTTCAGGTACAACAATGGAGGATTTAATTGTTGTGAAGGACAATAACGCGATCATGAAGGAGGATTACGGCAAGCATAGCGGATATGTTGTAAACACGGGTCATCCATTCTTTATTGAACGGACGGCTGAGGAGCACAAGAAGCTATTTGAGGAAGCTGGCTTCGATGGCGTTTTCGAGGATCAGTGGGGCATTCGTAATTCTCCTTATGTATTTAATAAAATAATTCCAGCAGGCACTGATCCGTCAACTGCTTATTTCCAAGGTGTGCGAAATTACTTCAGCTCTTTGAAGGGCAATATGTACATGGAAGACGGAACAGATGTATTAGCGAAAGATGCTGTTGGCTTCATGGGCTCAACTTATTTGTGGGATATACTTGGCTATCGTAAGAATACGTCAACTTATACGGAATATTACCCACTAGCTGGAATGCTGTTCCGTGATAAGGTTATGCAGTTCCACCATGACTTAGCTGCTGAGACGATGACAGACGATCAAGACATGCTGAGATGGAATCTTGCGATGGGGTATAACCTCAGCACAGACTTATTCAATGGGATTGCTAATCCATGGGTGGATACGATCGGTATATTCCAAAAATTCATTCTATCTCAATACGCTGATTCATTGGTGGTGAGCTTTAATCAAGTGACACCAACGGTTACCCGAACAGACTTCGGTAAATATAAGGTAACAGCAAATTGGAATTTGAATGAGGCTTATGCTTTGGATAATGACATATCGCTTGCTCCAGGAGGCTATTATGTTGCTTCCAACGACGGCAATCGCAGAGCAGGTAACTATGCTCGCTTAAACGGTTTGGACTTAGACGCAGGAGATCATAATTTGGTCGAAATCAGAGAAAAGGATTCCATTCGTATTTATCAGCCGATTGGTTCTGATTCGACATTAAAGATTAAGAAAGGCAAGGATTGGCCTCATGGAACCGCGGTCGCTTATCAGGCGAATGGAACGAAAATCGCTGATCTTCCTGTTAAGGAAGAAGGGGACTATGCCATCTTTGATTACGTAGCTTTGATTAAGGAACAGAAGGTAGGTTATGTAGAGCTTACTTCTTCCAAACAAGCGAGTACAGCGACTGAAACCTTCGAGAAGGTTAAAGTACAGATCAATTTAGCGCTGTTACAGAAGGTTTTCTCGACCTCTAATACAGCAGCGGCATTCCCTGCAGAGCTTGCAGTAGATGGGGATCCTTATACCTATTGGGAAAGCACGGCAAAGAAATTCCCGCAATCGCTCACACTCGATCTTGGGGCTGAGAAAAAAATTAGTAAGCTTATGTTAAAGCTACCACCTCAAGATGCGTGGGAAGCTCGTGATCAAGAAATTGAAATACTCATTAGCTCAGATGGCGATTCGTTCAAATCTATACTACCGAAGAAGTCATACACCTTCGATCCGAAGAAAGCAAACGAGGTAGAGATTGAATTGGGCGAAGTGAACACAAAATTTGTACGACTGACCATTACTGGTAATACCGGATGGCCTGCTGCTCAAATTTCCGAGTTTGAAGCGTATTAA
- a CDS encoding carbohydrate ABC transporter permease codes for MKTFERGILSAHDLKKPGTRIVYYLIMLLVVIMACSMLYPMLVIFFNGLKLNTEVNSFPPTFLPSEWHFENYRKAWGYIELPMYFRNTMFIFIGNMVVTIIVLGLASFSLSRMSVPYKKVIFYFFLLTLFIPPTTYIIPNFVNLRDLGLMNSFWALWLPAGANAFYLLLLKSFFDSINMELFESARIDGASEIRLFYQIAFPLSVPIFATLAIFVFATAWNDWYWPGLIMSTNDKYPLATAISKYVVNIRRLDVNLRFAILSMVTLPPVVVFLLFQKYIVRGLNFGGIKG; via the coding sequence TTGAAAACCTTCGAACGAGGAATATTATCTGCCCACGACTTGAAGAAGCCGGGAACTAGAATTGTTTACTATCTCATAATGCTCCTTGTCGTAATTATGGCATGCTCAATGTTATATCCTATGCTGGTTATATTTTTTAACGGTTTGAAGCTTAATACCGAGGTTAACTCATTCCCGCCAACATTTTTGCCTTCGGAATGGCATTTTGAGAATTATCGCAAAGCTTGGGGTTATATTGAGTTACCGATGTATTTCAGAAATACAATGTTTATCTTTATTGGAAACATGGTAGTGACGATAATTGTCCTCGGACTTGCGTCATTCAGTCTTTCTCGTATGAGCGTTCCCTATAAGAAAGTAATCTTTTATTTCTTTCTTTTGACGCTATTTATTCCACCAACAACCTATATTATCCCTAACTTTGTCAATCTGAGAGACCTGGGCTTAATGAATAGCTTCTGGGCCTTATGGTTGCCTGCTGGGGCGAATGCTTTCTATTTGTTACTACTGAAATCATTTTTCGACAGTATTAACATGGAGCTGTTCGAGTCAGCAAGAATTGATGGGGCTTCGGAAATAAGATTGTTCTATCAAATTGCGTTTCCATTATCTGTACCGATCTTTGCTACATTGGCTATTTTCGTATTTGCCACTGCATGGAACGACTGGTACTGGCCTGGTCTGATTATGTCAACCAATGATAAATATCCACTAGCAACAGCCATTAGTAAGTATGTAGTCAATATTCGCAGATTGGATGTCAATCTTCGATTCGCTATTCTTTCAATGGTCACCTTACCTCCTGTAGTTGTGTTCTTGCTTTTCCAAAAATATATCGTTCGAGGACTAAATTTTGGTGGCATCAAAGGGTAA
- a CDS encoding carbohydrate ABC transporter permease gives MNQSTTVPLRSLDVKPKKPLMKWKRHIWGYLFILPAAVIFFMFLWMPIGKGIVFSFYKIDFVKGDSFIGWENYLRIFKDADVTVSVKNTLYYMSLGILMGFWIPILFALAISEMRRFQGFARVAAYLPYVVPFVVLYGLWKWLYDPVGPINAVIEKIGFDQVLFLTDRAWSMISIVFMETWQSFGSAMLIYLAAIMSVPKDWYEAAEIDGAGVWKRIRHITLPAIKNQIVLLFLLQLIATSQGFQTQYAMLEGGPNNATLTYALLVQRYAFTRQDYGTASALGVLMFLVLGLLAVIQYRMSNKEDA, from the coding sequence ATGAATCAATCAACAACTGTTCCATTACGTTCCTTGGATGTGAAGCCCAAGAAACCTCTCATGAAATGGAAAAGACACATCTGGGGATATTTGTTTATCCTGCCTGCCGCCGTAATTTTCTTTATGTTCTTATGGATGCCAATTGGCAAAGGGATTGTCTTCAGCTTCTACAAGATTGACTTCGTTAAAGGGGATTCTTTTATAGGATGGGAGAATTACTTAAGGATCTTTAAGGATGCCGATGTCACCGTATCTGTAAAGAATACGCTCTACTACATGTCGCTCGGCATACTAATGGGGTTCTGGATTCCAATCTTGTTTGCACTAGCTATATCTGAGATGAGAAGGTTCCAAGGTTTTGCGAGAGTTGCTGCATACTTACCGTATGTTGTTCCTTTTGTAGTTCTATACGGATTGTGGAAGTGGCTTTATGACCCAGTTGGACCTATCAATGCCGTTATAGAAAAAATAGGGTTTGATCAAGTATTGTTCTTAACAGACAGGGCTTGGTCGATGATCTCTATCGTATTTATGGAAACATGGCAAAGCTTCGGATCAGCCATGCTTATCTACTTAGCTGCAATCATGAGTGTGCCTAAAGATTGGTACGAGGCAGCTGAGATTGATGGAGCAGGCGTATGGAAGCGGATCAGACATATTACTTTACCAGCAATTAAGAACCAAATTGTTCTATTGTTTCTACTTCAACTCATTGCAACATCTCAAGGGTTTCAAACTCAGTATGCAATGCTAGAGGGTGGACCGAATAATGCTACACTAACGTATGCATTGCTCGTCCAAAGATATGCCTTTACTAGACAGGATTATGGGACAGCATCAGCTTTAGGAGTACTTATGTTCTTAGTTCTTGGACTGCTAGCTGTTATTCAATATCGCATGTCCAACAAGGAGGATGCATAA
- a CDS encoding FtsX-like permease family protein encodes MIISMRGLALRFFQANKIIASSCILTVMLAVSLIITMTSFSSYVKQISVNELHRIYGDMDLSIQYESTTIQGMDDSFVHQITSLAGVQQVSAIMETQLSVNGLGIAVDAVGVDNDDLAKSKYHFQRDIIDHEAMMNQSLAESLGVGVGDRIQAENSTYLVSEVLDDQDRLGKNILILPRAEVKQIVQERTNANNEATLLLLKVDNNYDSLNLAASIRKLDSNLRVEIPQEDEIVTKNQRGFQGFTVVLSVLVVIVSILLLISNFELLLYKNKNQLAILRSIGASTKQIVSIAWYQCGIITVVGAGLGFLLSWVIHHYAYQELGKLFSFKSDTSAFQYTSALVTTCICVVTVILGMLLPSIRNIRVLPLKVVRSNEENNFVHKNAQRGLIYFVLIGGVFLLIIGGYVIESPLFILISSLMIVIGLMSLLPIYLSYVFSKLASLLKLLFGPESYVAVRNLIPQVKRNTFVILTISAMVIITVFGSTILQTGRAGGDNYVRDQFDTPIVITGRTGYISDINHSELKSIISRLPTVQGVSITSSGGIIKIAKNKQDIHFELADLKEMEKQGLLTNLPDRIDNAIIVTRQLAESSQLQIGDSIDLVDESTQHKRHSVIVTNIVEKIPGPFIDAVADWDSVLKEAPYQSFGTAFISTSEIERTLSELKELKRVYPELQIESYDQAIKRSDQMFYQRWYLFIAAMIVILLSVTIGVFNMLVNNIQSKRKEFAILRAISVDRTGIKKVIVTQVMLFILVGLVQGIGLGLLLINAIRLIDSGSKIIFDFMVISLMGVVMLTAAAFVFTWLGHRMGSRKVTLELQADQR; translated from the coding sequence ATGATCATATCGATGAGAGGGTTAGCTCTGCGTTTTTTTCAAGCCAACAAGATTATCGCATCTTCCTGTATCCTCACGGTCATGCTCGCGGTTTCCTTAATCATTACGATGACCTCCTTCTCATCTTATGTGAAACAAATCTCAGTAAATGAATTGCATAGGATTTATGGAGATATGGATCTCTCTATTCAATATGAATCCACAACAATACAAGGGATGGATGACTCCTTTGTACATCAAATAACCTCCCTCGCAGGTGTGCAACAGGTTTCTGCCATCATGGAGACGCAATTGTCTGTGAACGGATTGGGGATCGCCGTCGACGCGGTAGGCGTGGACAATGATGATTTGGCCAAGAGCAAATACCACTTCCAACGGGATATAATCGATCATGAAGCCATGATGAATCAAAGCTTGGCGGAATCGTTAGGCGTGGGGGTAGGCGACCGGATTCAAGCAGAGAATAGCACCTATCTGGTAAGCGAGGTACTGGACGATCAGGATAGGCTTGGCAAGAACATTCTTATTTTACCGAGAGCGGAAGTCAAGCAGATTGTTCAGGAGAGAACTAACGCAAATAATGAAGCAACCTTACTCTTGCTTAAAGTCGACAACAACTATGATTCGCTCAATTTGGCTGCCTCTATCCGGAAACTCGATTCGAATTTAAGAGTGGAGATTCCGCAAGAGGATGAAATCGTCACCAAAAATCAGAGAGGGTTTCAAGGCTTCACTGTCGTTCTCTCCGTTCTCGTGGTCATCGTATCTATTTTACTGCTGATCTCCAATTTCGAATTGTTATTGTACAAAAACAAAAACCAACTTGCGATCCTTCGTTCGATAGGAGCCTCGACCAAACAAATCGTTTCAATCGCTTGGTATCAATGTGGAATCATCACGGTCGTTGGAGCCGGATTAGGGTTCTTGTTATCTTGGGTTATTCATCATTATGCTTATCAGGAATTAGGCAAATTGTTTTCATTCAAAAGTGATACATCCGCGTTTCAGTATACCTCCGCACTGGTGACGACTTGTATATGCGTTGTTACGGTAATATTGGGCATGCTTCTCCCGTCAATACGTAACATTAGAGTGCTGCCGTTGAAGGTTGTTCGGAGCAATGAGGAGAATAACTTTGTACACAAAAATGCACAGCGGGGGCTCATCTATTTCGTTCTTATTGGCGGCGTTTTTCTTCTGATCATTGGGGGATATGTAATTGAATCCCCACTATTCATATTAATTTCTTCATTAATGATCGTCATTGGACTGATGTCCTTGCTACCGATATATCTCTCTTATGTATTCAGCAAGTTGGCGTCCCTCCTCAAGCTTCTCTTCGGCCCAGAATCCTATGTTGCGGTGAGGAACTTAATTCCACAGGTGAAAAGAAATACGTTCGTCATCTTAACGATCAGTGCCATGGTGATCATTACCGTATTCGGATCCACCATTTTGCAAACGGGTCGAGCTGGTGGAGATAACTACGTTCGAGATCAATTTGATACACCGATTGTCATTACAGGCCGAACGGGATATATATCCGATATTAATCATTCGGAATTGAAGTCAATAATCAGTCGTCTGCCTACTGTACAAGGAGTAAGTATTACGAGTTCTGGTGGTATTATTAAAATCGCGAAAAATAAACAAGACATCCATTTTGAGTTGGCTGATCTAAAGGAAATGGAAAAGCAAGGGTTGTTGACGAACCTCCCCGATCGCATCGATAACGCGATCATAGTTACCAGGCAGCTGGCTGAAAGCAGTCAATTGCAGATCGGGGATTCGATTGATCTCGTTGATGAGTCGACTCAACATAAAAGGCACTCGGTCATTGTCACGAATATTGTGGAAAAAATCCCGGGGCCTTTTATTGATGCTGTTGCAGACTGGGATAGTGTCTTGAAAGAAGCTCCATATCAGTCTTTTGGTACAGCTTTTATCAGCACGAGTGAGATTGAACGTACTTTGTCTGAGCTGAAGGAACTCAAAAGAGTGTATCCAGAGCTTCAAATAGAAAGTTATGATCAAGCGATTAAGAGGTCGGATCAAATGTTCTATCAACGGTGGTATCTCTTTATCGCTGCAATGATCGTGATCCTCCTAAGTGTGACGATAGGGGTATTCAATATGCTCGTCAATAATATCCAATCCAAGAGAAAAGAATTTGCGATATTAAGGGCGATTTCGGTTGACCGAACGGGGATTAAGAAGGTGATAGTGACCCAAGTGATGCTTTTTATTCTGGTAGGCTTGGTTCAAGGAATCGGATTAGGATTACTATTAATCAATGCAATTCGATTAATCGATTCGGGCAGCAAGATCATCTTTGATTTCATGGTTATTTCACTTATGGGAGTAGTGATGCTGACCGCTGCAGCGTTCGTATTTACATGGCTCGGTCACCGAATGGGGAGTAGAAAAGTTACGCTCGAGCTGCAGGCTGATCAACGGTAA
- a CDS encoding phage holin family protein, with protein sequence MQLQAGIICVFIGAVVSFSFGGWNESLTFLLLLMCIDYFTGVIAAVREGSGLNSNIGFWGLLKKGLILLVLLIAHRLDVLLGIEIVMGSTAFFYIANELLSIIENYGRMGLPLPDRLKQIVKVLRDRAGEADDEKKPNP encoded by the coding sequence ATGCAATTGCAAGCGGGGATAATTTGCGTATTTATAGGAGCGGTAGTTTCATTTTCGTTTGGTGGGTGGAATGAGTCATTAACGTTCTTGTTACTTCTAATGTGTATTGATTATTTTACAGGTGTTATCGCTGCTGTTCGCGAGGGGAGCGGGTTAAACAGCAATATCGGTTTTTGGGGTTTATTAAAAAAGGGGCTAATCTTACTTGTTTTGCTTATTGCGCATCGCTTGGATGTTTTACTTGGAATAGAAATCGTAATGGGAAGCACAGCTTTTTTCTATATTGCGAATGAACTGTTATCCATTATTGAGAACTATGGCAGGATGGGTCTACCCTTGCCTGACCGTTTGAAGCAGATTGTTAAAGTGCTTCGGGATCGTGCAGGAGAAGCAGATGATGAAAAAAAGCCAAATCCTTAA
- a CDS encoding ABC transporter ATP-binding protein produces MSNRGTVMSVRNLSKSYHTKDQHVTALSKVTFHLTKGEMLAVMGTSGSGKSTLLNILGTLDEPTSGDILLQGVKLEKMFIEPHATKFRRENIGFIFQSFQLLKDLSVEENIALPLVLKGLPNKEIRDKVNRMLELVGLMHHRTHRPVELSGGQQQRVAISRALITSPPIVLADEPTGNLDYNTSREILKVITDMKQAFDQSIVIVTHDPMVATYADRVIFFHDGNIVDEYVCKCQQDEDMDQILIKFRQLLER; encoded by the coding sequence ATGAGCAATAGAGGGACAGTCATGTCAGTAAGAAATTTAAGTAAATCCTATCATACCAAAGATCAACATGTGACTGCTTTGAGTAAAGTTACGTTCCACTTAACGAAGGGTGAAATGCTGGCCGTGATGGGAACAAGCGGTTCAGGAAAAAGTACACTATTGAATATATTGGGGACGCTAGATGAACCGACGAGCGGTGACATTTTGTTACAGGGCGTTAAACTGGAAAAGATGTTTATTGAACCTCACGCAACGAAGTTTAGGCGGGAGAACATTGGGTTTATTTTCCAATCCTTTCAACTGCTGAAGGATTTGAGTGTAGAAGAGAACATTGCGCTGCCATTAGTTTTGAAGGGGCTGCCCAATAAAGAGATTCGCGATAAGGTGAATCGCATGCTGGAGTTAGTGGGTCTAATGCATCATCGCACCCATCGACCGGTTGAATTATCGGGAGGACAGCAGCAGAGGGTTGCGATTAGCCGGGCACTAATTACATCCCCACCGATCGTGTTAGCTGATGAGCCCACGGGGAACTTAGACTATAACACCTCCAGAGAGATATTAAAGGTGATAACTGATATGAAGCAAGCATTCGATCAGAGCATCGTTATCGTTACCCATGATCCGATGGTGGCTACCTATGCAGACCGAGTGATATTTTTCCATGACGGCAATATTGTCGATGAGTATGTTTGTAAGTGCCAGCAAGATGAAGATATGGATCAGATTTTAATCAAATTTAGACAATTATTGGAGAGATAA